The Brevundimonas sp. SORGH_AS_0993 genome segment GCGCGGGGCGCGCCGATGGCGCGGGCGACGGCGGCGCGCATGATCTGGGCGTAGGGAACCGCCATGTGCGGCTCGCGCCGGGCCAGACGGACCAGGCCGGCGGTGTTGTCGGCCAGGCCGCGCTTGCCCAGAGCGATGATCCGACTGCGATCCTTCGGCGCCCCGAACCGTACCGCCGCGTGAAATCCGGCCAGGGCCGCCAGGGCTGCAAGAACCAGCGTCAGACCCAGCAGCGGCGGTTCAAGCATCAGACGCAGCAAATTGCGCGACCGCTGGAACCCGTTCAGCGTCAGGTCGAACACTACCGGCGCGCCGCTGGGCCGAACGATCGCGATCAGGTCGCGGGCCGTGCGGGCGCCGGCCAGGGTCTTCAGTCCGCCGTTGCTGATTAGATCGGGATCGGCCAGCACATAGATGCGGCTTTTCCTATCCATCGCCAGCACGGATCGCCCCTGATCGTCGATGACGACGGGAATCCAGTCGGGGCCCTCCAGGGTGCGAAGCTGCATTGTCTCTACTGGCGCGCCTAAGGCGCTCCCGTTGGGCCGGCGCAGAACCAGACGCGCCCTGTCGGAACGGGTGGTCAGCTTGCTGGTCTTGCGCAGATCAGCGTTCAGCGGCGACAGCGCCGCCTCTGCGGGGATAAGGCCGGCCGTGCGAACCCAGCCCGGATGATTGGGATCGGGCGCCGCATTCCATTTCGGCAGAACGACCAGAGTGGCGCCGTAATGTTTGATGTCCTTGATCTGCTCGGGCTTGGTGTCTGGACGCGGCGTCAGAACCAGCAGGCTTTCGTCCGAGGTTTCGGTCAGCACGCCGCGGTTCAGCAGCACGGGCGCGCCCAGATTGCGTAGCAGCACCGTAAGGCCGCCGAAACCGACGGACGACCGGGACAGCGCGTGTGTCCCGCCGTCGTTGCCGGACTTCAGTTCAGGGGCATAGGCCGACAGCACGCCGATCCCGGCCAGGGACACCATCCCGACCAGCAGAACCACGAGAATGACGGTGGGCGAGAAGGCGGCGCTGGCCGCCCTGTTCGATCGGCTCATGCGCGCCAGCCTTCCGGCAGGGCGAAAGCCTCATAGGCCCGGCGACAGGCGGCGAAGTCCTTCGCCTCGACCGGCGCGCCGCCGAACAGGCTGCGCTCCACGACGCGGCCGATCTGGGCGAAGGCAGGACGGGCGGCCTCCGGCAAGGCCTTCAGGCCCGCGATCTCGCGCGTGGTCAGGGAGGCGCGCAGGGTGCGGGGCTGACGCTTTTCGATGTCCTGAACGCTGCGCAGCAACAGCAGGTGGGAGGCTTCGGCATAGAGCCCCTGGGCCGCCAAAGCGTCGGCCTCGGTCAACAGATCGCGGGCGGTCTGGGCCTCGGGACGCCATTCGGTTTCGCGCTGGGTCTTGGGTTTGTTCGCCTTGGGGCGCGGGCGGCGAATCCGCAGGATCTCGCGTCCGATAGCGAACAAAACCAAGCCGACCAGCAGCACAAGGCCGCCCCAGAAAACCCACTTCAGAACCGGCGCGACATCCTGGGTCAGATCGCCGATCCAATACAGCCAGCCTGGCGCCTTGGGCGGCGTGAAACCCACCCGGTCGAACTGAAAACCCGGGTCCTTCAGCAGGCGGTCGTGAGCCTGGACCAGGGCTTCGTCAGTGGGCGAAGCCCTGGTCTGCATCGTGAAAAACCGTCCCGCGTTGAGACCCCAAGCCTTACCGTGCGGGGAGCCCCAGTCAACTGCAACGGTTGCACGCGCGCCGGGCGTCAGCCGACCTCGAAACCGCGCCACCATTCGACGAATCGCTCAAGCCCCGCCTTCAGCGGAAACCGGGGACGATAGCCCGTCAGGGCGTGCAGCTTGTCGATGTCGGCATAGGTGGAGGTGACGTCGCCGGGCTGCATCGGCTGCATGATCTTTTCCGCCTTCACCCCCAGAGCCTCCTCCAGAATGGAGATCATCTCCATCAGGCCGACAGGCTGGTTGTCGCCGATGTTGTAGAT includes the following:
- a CDS encoding DUF4129 domain-containing protein yields the protein MQTRASPTDEALVQAHDRLLKDPGFQFDRVGFTPPKAPGWLYWIGDLTQDVAPVLKWVFWGGLVLLVGLVLFAIGREILRIRRPRPKANKPKTQRETEWRPEAQTARDLLTEADALAAQGLYAEASHLLLLRSVQDIEKRQPRTLRASLTTREIAGLKALPEAARPAFAQIGRVVERSLFGGAPVEAKDFAACRRAYEAFALPEGWRA
- a CDS encoding DUF4350 domain-containing protein, which gives rise to MSRSNRAASAAFSPTVILVVLLVGMVSLAGIGVLSAYAPELKSGNDGGTHALSRSSVGFGGLTVLLRNLGAPVLLNRGVLTETSDESLLVLTPRPDTKPEQIKDIKHYGATLVVLPKWNAAPDPNHPGWVRTAGLIPAEAALSPLNADLRKTSKLTTRSDRARLVLRRPNGSALGAPVETMQLRTLEGPDWIPVVIDDQGRSVLAMDRKSRIYVLADPDLISNGGLKTLAGARTARDLIAIVRPSGAPVVFDLTLNGFQRSRNLLRLMLEPPLLGLTLVLAALAALAGFHAAVRFGAPKDRSRIIALGKRGLADNTAGLVRLARREPHMAVPYAQIMRAAVARAIGAPRALDDAALDAFLDRVGRTVGAQHAYSALVEQARAAKTPGDLIKVAAALYRWNQEMTRGRQ